A stretch of Allostreptomyces psammosilenae DNA encodes these proteins:
- the rsfS gene encoding ribosome silencing factor, whose protein sequence is MTVSDRALELVAHAAQAAADKLGQNIIAYDVSGVLPFADAWLIASAANDRQVKAIVDEIEERLLKECAAKPVRREGERDGRWIVLDYSDIWIHVQHAETRVEYSLERLWKDCPELPLPEDAQATRNRPGAAQDAPAEGGPR, encoded by the coding sequence GTGACCGTATCCGACCGCGCCTTGGAACTCGTCGCGCACGCCGCCCAGGCGGCCGCGGACAAGCTCGGGCAGAACATCATCGCCTACGACGTGAGCGGTGTGCTGCCGTTCGCCGACGCCTGGCTGATCGCCTCGGCGGCCAACGACCGCCAGGTCAAGGCGATCGTCGACGAGATCGAGGAGCGCCTCCTGAAGGAGTGCGCCGCCAAGCCCGTACGCCGCGAGGGCGAGCGTGACGGACGCTGGATCGTGTTGGACTACTCCGACATCTGGATCCACGTCCAGCACGCCGAGACCCGGGTGGAGTACTCGCTGGAGCGGCTGTGGAAGGACTGCCCCGAGCTGCCGCTGCCGGAGGACGCGCAGGCCACCCGCAACCGCCCCGGCGCCGCCCAGGACGCCCCGGCCGAGGGAGGCCCCCGCTGA
- a CDS encoding histidine phosphatase family protein — MLWRHGQTTWNLERRFQGTTDIPLTETGVLQARRAARLLASLDPDAIIASDLSRAAATAAELAVLTGLEVTHDPGLRETYAGVWQGLTDAEIQERHAEQYAAWRRGEPVRRGGGELETEVAERTVPVVEQAVEKLEEGGLLVVASHGGAIRVTLGAMLGLDPQVWGALGGLANCNWSILGESRRGWRLLEHNAGSLPEPVLGDDS; from the coding sequence GTGCTGTGGCGGCACGGCCAGACGACCTGGAACCTGGAGCGGCGCTTCCAGGGCACCACGGACATCCCGCTGACCGAGACCGGCGTCCTGCAGGCCCGCCGGGCGGCGCGGCTGCTGGCCTCGCTCGATCCGGACGCCATCATCGCCTCCGACCTGTCCCGGGCCGCGGCCACGGCGGCGGAGCTCGCGGTGCTCACCGGCCTGGAGGTGACCCACGACCCGGGGCTGCGGGAGACCTACGCCGGGGTGTGGCAGGGGCTGACGGACGCCGAGATCCAGGAGCGCCACGCGGAGCAGTACGCCGCCTGGCGGCGCGGTGAGCCGGTGCGGCGCGGTGGCGGCGAGCTGGAGACGGAGGTCGCCGAGCGGACCGTGCCGGTGGTGGAGCAGGCCGTGGAGAAGCTGGAGGAGGGCGGGCTGCTGGTGGTCGCGAGCCACGGCGGCGCCATCCGGGTGACCCTCGGCGCGATGCTCGGCCTGGATCCGCAGGTCTGGGGCGCCCTGGGCGGCCTGGCGAACTGCAACTGGTCCATCCTCGGGGAGAGCCGCCGGGGCTGGCGGCTGCTGGAGCACAACGCGGGGAGCCTGCCGGAGCCGGTGCTCGGCGACGACAGCTGA